In one Streptomyces sp. NBC_01288 genomic region, the following are encoded:
- a CDS encoding DNA gyrase/topoisomerase IV subunit A — translation MARRSTKTPPPDDSFEERILDIDVVDEMQGSYLEYAYSVIYSRALPDARDGLKPVHRRIVYQMDEMGLRPDRGYVKCARVVGEVMGKLHPHGDASIYDALVRMAQPFSMRVPLADGHGNFGSLGNDDPPAAMRYTECRPSEAANLMTESIDEDTVDFTPNYDGQEREPVALPAAFPNLLVNGSSGIAVGMATNMPPHNLGEVIAAARHLIRYPNADLDTLMRHVPGPDLPTGGRIVGLTGIRDAYETGRGTFKIRATVAVDNVTARRKGIIVTELPFSVGPEKVIAKIKDLVGAKKLQGIADVKDLTDRAHGLRLVIEVKNGFVPEAVLEQLYKLTPMEESFGINNVALVDGQPLTLGLKELLEVYLDHRFDVVRRRSEFRRTKRRDRLHLVEGLLTALIDIDEVIRLIRSSDNSAQAKQSLMERFSLSDIQTQYILDTPLRRLTRFDRIELESEMERLRAEIAELTRILESDTELRKLVSTELAAVAKKFGTDRRTVLLESAGAPTATVPLQVADDPCRVLLSSTGLLARTANGEPFPEDSEARRTKHDVIVSAVPATARGELGAVTSAGRLLRINVVDLPQLPETAAAPNLSGGAPVSEFVSLDEGETVICLTTLDESSPGLAIGTEQGVVKRVVPDYPTNKEELEVITLKDGDRIVGAVELRTGEEDLVFIADDAQLLRYQAAQVRPQGRAAGGMAGIKLTEGAKVISFTAVDPAVDAVVFTVAGSRGTLDDSVQTTAKLTPFDQYPRKGRATGGVRCQRFLKGEDCLSLAWTGPVPAKAAQRDGTPAELPEMDPRRDGSGVSLAKTVSVVAGPV, via the coding sequence ATGGCCCGCCGCAGCACGAAGACCCCGCCGCCCGACGACTCGTTCGAGGAGCGGATCCTCGACATCGACGTCGTCGACGAGATGCAGGGCTCCTACCTTGAGTACGCGTACTCGGTCATCTACTCCCGAGCCCTGCCGGACGCCCGGGACGGCCTGAAGCCGGTCCACCGACGGATCGTCTACCAGATGGACGAGATGGGCCTGCGCCCCGACCGCGGCTACGTGAAGTGCGCGCGTGTCGTCGGTGAAGTGATGGGCAAGCTGCACCCGCACGGGGACGCGTCGATCTACGACGCCCTGGTGCGCATGGCCCAGCCCTTCTCCATGCGCGTGCCGCTGGCCGACGGCCACGGCAACTTCGGCTCGCTGGGCAACGACGACCCGCCGGCCGCCATGCGGTACACAGAGTGCCGGCCGTCCGAAGCGGCCAACCTGATGACCGAGTCGATCGACGAGGACACGGTCGACTTCACCCCGAACTACGACGGCCAGGAGCGGGAGCCGGTGGCCCTGCCCGCCGCCTTCCCGAACCTCCTGGTGAACGGCTCGTCGGGCATCGCGGTCGGCATGGCCACCAACATGCCGCCGCACAACCTGGGCGAAGTCATCGCGGCCGCCCGGCACTTGATCCGCTATCCGAACGCGGACCTGGACACCCTGATGCGGCACGTCCCCGGCCCCGACCTGCCGACGGGCGGCCGGATCGTCGGCCTCACCGGCATCCGGGACGCGTACGAGACGGGCCGCGGCACCTTCAAGATCCGCGCCACGGTCGCCGTGGACAACGTGACGGCACGCCGCAAGGGCATCATCGTCACCGAACTGCCCTTCTCCGTAGGCCCCGAGAAGGTGATCGCCAAGATCAAGGACCTGGTCGGCGCGAAGAAGCTTCAGGGCATCGCCGACGTCAAGGACCTCACCGACCGCGCGCACGGCCTGCGCCTGGTCATCGAGGTCAAGAACGGCTTCGTACCGGAAGCGGTCCTGGAGCAGCTCTACAAACTGACGCCGATGGAGGAGTCCTTCGGCATCAACAACGTTGCCCTGGTGGACGGTCAGCCCCTCACGCTCGGCCTCAAGGAACTCCTGGAGGTCTATCTCGACCACCGCTTCGACGTCGTACGGCGACGCAGCGAGTTCCGCCGCACCAAGCGGCGCGACCGCCTCCACCTGGTGGAGGGTCTGCTCACCGCGCTCATCGACATCGATGAGGTCATCCGGCTCATCCGCTCCAGCGACAACTCCGCGCAGGCGAAGCAGAGTCTGATGGAGCGCTTCTCCCTGTCGGACATCCAGACGCAGTACATCCTGGACACCCCGCTCCGCCGCCTCACCCGGTTCGACCGGATCGAGCTGGAGTCGGAGATGGAGCGCCTCCGCGCGGAGATCGCCGAGTTGACCCGCATCCTGGAGTCGGACACCGAGCTGCGCAAGCTGGTCTCCACCGAACTGGCCGCCGTGGCAAAGAAGTTCGGCACCGACCGGCGTACGGTCCTGCTGGAGTCGGCGGGCGCCCCCACCGCCACCGTGCCGCTCCAGGTCGCCGACGACCCGTGCCGGGTGCTGCTCTCCTCGACGGGTCTGCTGGCCCGTACGGCGAACGGCGAGCCCTTCCCCGAGGACTCCGAGGCCCGGCGCACCAAGCACGACGTGATCGTCTCGGCGGTCCCGGCGACGGCCCGCGGCGAGCTGGGCGCGGTCACCTCGGCCGGCCGCCTCCTGCGCATCAACGTCGTAGACCTGCCCCAGCTCCCGGAGACGGCCGCCGCGCCGAACCTCTCCGGCGGCGCCCCGGTCTCGGAGTTCGTCTCCCTGGACGAGGGCGAGACGGTCATCTGCCTGACGACCCTCGACGAGTCCTCCCCGGGCCTGGCCATCGGCACGGAGCAGGGCGTCGTCAAACGTGTGGTCCCCGACTACCCCACGAACAAGGAGGAGTTGGAGGTCATCACGCTCAAGGACGGCGACCGGATCGTCGGCGCCGTCGAGTTGCGCACCGGCGAGGAGGACCTGGTCTTCATCGCGGACGACGCCCAACTGCTGCGCTACCAGGCCGCCCAGGTGCGCCCCCAGGGCCGCGCGGCCGGCGGCATGGCGGGCATCAAACTCACCGAGGGCGCGAAGGTCATCTCCTTCACGGCCGTCGACCCCGCCGTGGACGCGGTCGTCTTCACGGTCGCGGGCTCGCGCGGCACGCTCGACGACTCCGTCCAGACGACGGCCAAGCTCACCCCGTTCGACCAGTACCCCCGCAAGGGCCGCGCCACCGGCGGCGTCCGCTGCCAGCGCTTCCTGAAGGGCGAGGACTGTCTCTCCCTGGCCTGGACGGGCCCCGTACCGGCCAAGGCGGCACAACGGGACGGCACACCGGCGGAACTCCCGGAAATGGACCCGCGACGGGACGGCTCGGGCGTGTCGCTGGCGAAGACGGTGTCGGTGGTGGCGGGGCCGGTGTAG
- a CDS encoding CobW family GTP-binding protein: MPAPAPAPTPSPDPTPPPTPHQIPVLVLAGFLGSGKTTLLNHILHRSGGSRIGAIVNDFGAIEIDALAVAGALGDSTVSLGNGCLCCAVDASELDVYLERLARPSAGIDVIVIEASGLAEPEELVRMLLASQHPGIVYGGLVEVVDAAEFDDTRAKHPEVDRHLALADLVVVNKLDRAVDAPRVLGLVRSLADRAAVVPATYGRIDPEFLFGCRPNEERVGQLTFDDLHDHAGAEPDEHDAHADHLHTAYDSLSFASDDMPMDPRRLMAFLDSRPEGLYRIKGYVDFGAHDLRNRYAVHAVGRFLRFYPEPWASGDTRLTQLVLIGTGLDMPALGKELEACRQDAPHADEHGMWGVLRYVQEPDQEPKSDEEPGPEA; the protein is encoded by the coding sequence ATCCCCGCCCCGGCGCCCGCCCCGACCCCTTCCCCGGATCCAACCCCGCCGCCGACCCCCCACCAGATCCCCGTCCTCGTCCTCGCCGGATTCCTCGGCTCCGGCAAGACCACCCTCCTCAACCACATCCTCCACCGCAGCGGAGGCAGCCGTATCGGTGCGATCGTCAACGACTTCGGGGCGATCGAGATCGACGCGCTGGCCGTGGCCGGGGCGCTCGGGGACTCGACCGTGTCGCTCGGGAACGGGTGCCTGTGCTGTGCCGTGGACGCCAGTGAACTCGACGTCTATCTGGAGCGGCTCGCGCGGCCCTCAGCCGGTATCGACGTCATCGTCATCGAGGCCAGCGGACTCGCCGAACCGGAGGAACTGGTGCGGATGTTGCTCGCCAGCCAGCACCCGGGGATCGTCTACGGCGGACTCGTCGAGGTCGTCGACGCCGCCGAGTTCGACGACACGCGCGCGAAGCACCCCGAGGTCGACCGGCATCTCGCCCTCGCCGACCTCGTAGTCGTCAACAAGCTGGACCGGGCGGTCGACGCCCCGCGCGTCCTCGGACTCGTCCGCTCACTCGCCGACCGTGCCGCCGTCGTGCCCGCCACCTATGGCCGTATCGACCCGGAGTTCCTCTTCGGCTGCCGGCCGAACGAGGAACGTGTCGGGCAGCTGACCTTCGACGACCTGCACGACCACGCCGGTGCGGAGCCGGACGAACACGACGCGCACGCCGACCATTTGCACACCGCCTACGACAGCCTCTCCTTCGCCTCCGACGACATGCCCATGGACCCGCGACGGCTGATGGCGTTCCTGGACAGCAGGCCCGAGGGGCTCTACCGCATCAAGGGGTACGTCGACTTCGGCGCCCACGATCTGCGCAACCGGTACGCCGTGCACGCCGTAGGACGCTTCTTGAGGTTCTATCCGGAGCCCTGGGCGAGCGGCGACACCCGGCTGACCCAGCTCGTGCTCATCGGCACCGGCCTCGACATGCCCGCCCTCGGCAAGGAGTTGGAGGCGTGCAGGCAGGACGCCCCACACGCCGACGAACACGGCATGTGGGGCGTCCTGCGCTACGTACAAGAACCGGACCAGGAGCCGAAGTCCGACGAGGAGCCGGGACCGGAGGCCTGA
- a CDS encoding DUF6082 family protein: protein MATQNVGIQGLSSAVKARIAGMIASLAGPTSRHRREAALAEQHRLHFALLCKAMDDPALAGVLNTYETEVPPEKQRQYLFANALYANALYYHRIGALTLPELHGHFRVMCQNQVFREYWAATKHHRKSLPDSSEEAGLGRIMDDLIQELDDSDTDEWWVVGETPGDSP from the coding sequence ATGGCCACACAGAACGTGGGGATACAGGGGCTCAGTTCAGCCGTCAAAGCGAGGATCGCCGGCATGATCGCGTCCCTTGCCGGGCCGACCTCACGCCATCGGCGCGAAGCAGCTCTCGCCGAACAGCATCGGCTCCACTTCGCCCTCCTGTGCAAAGCCATGGACGACCCCGCCCTGGCAGGCGTCCTCAATACGTACGAGACCGAGGTGCCACCCGAGAAGCAGCGTCAGTACCTCTTCGCGAACGCCCTCTACGCAAACGCCCTCTACTACCACCGCATCGGCGCCCTGACCCTGCCCGAACTTCACGGCCATTTCCGGGTCATGTGCCAGAACCAGGTCTTCCGCGAGTACTGGGCGGCAACGAAGCACCACAGGAAGAGCCTGCCCGACTCCTCGGAGGAGGCCGGGCTCGGCCGCATCATGGACGACTTGATCCAGGAACTCGACGACTCGGACACCGACGAGTGGTGGGTCGTCGGAGAGACACCGGGCGATTCGCCCTGA
- a CDS encoding citrate synthase/methylcitrate synthase yields MSINRAAATRIEVPRGLAGVVVTDTRIGDVRGIEGFYHYRQYSAVELAQTRGFEDVWHLLAHGELPDAERSAAFAAETAALRGLPEEVRAALPAVAAASGTSGPLSGMRTALSLLGAAKGFRPVYDIDADARRRDTLVASAAVPTLLTALYRLGQGLDPVEPREDLSYAANYLYMLTGSEPDKQQARAIEQYLISTIDHGFNASTFTARVIASTGADVAACLVGAVGALSGPLHGGAPSRALDTLDAIGTPDRIDPWIRERVLAGDRIMGFGHAIYRTEDPRSRMLREVAQQFGGPRVEFAVEVERRVEAILAELKPGRELHTNVEFYAGLVMELCGLPREMFTPTFAAARVVGWSANVVEQAEDSKIIRPVARYVGVGAPVAVPLMS; encoded by the coding sequence ATGTCCATCAACAGGGCCGCAGCCACTCGTATCGAGGTTCCCCGGGGACTCGCGGGCGTCGTCGTCACCGACACCCGAATCGGTGACGTCCGGGGGATCGAGGGCTTCTACCACTACCGCCAGTACTCCGCCGTCGAACTCGCGCAGACCCGCGGCTTCGAGGACGTCTGGCATCTCCTCGCCCATGGCGAACTGCCGGACGCCGAGCGGAGCGCCGCGTTCGCCGCCGAGACCGCCGCGCTGCGCGGGCTGCCGGAGGAGGTACGGGCCGCGCTGCCCGCGGTGGCGGCGGCGAGCGGCACGTCCGGACCGCTGTCGGGGATGCGTACGGCTCTGTCGCTGCTCGGCGCCGCGAAGGGCTTCCGGCCGGTGTACGACATCGACGCGGACGCGCGCCGCCGGGACACCCTCGTGGCGTCCGCGGCGGTACCGACGCTGCTGACCGCGCTGTACCGGCTGGGGCAGGGACTCGACCCCGTGGAGCCGCGCGAGGACCTCTCCTACGCGGCCAACTACCTCTACATGCTGACGGGTTCGGAACCGGACAAGCAGCAGGCCAGGGCGATCGAGCAATACTTGATCTCAACCATTGACCATGGATTCAATGCGTCAACCTTCACCGCGCGGGTCATCGCGTCGACGGGGGCGGATGTGGCGGCCTGCCTGGTCGGGGCGGTCGGGGCGCTCTCGGGTCCGCTGCACGGGGGTGCGCCCAGCCGGGCCCTGGACACTCTGGACGCGATCGGAACCCCGGACCGTATCGACCCCTGGATCCGCGAACGCGTTCTCGCCGGCGACCGCATCATGGGCTTCGGCCACGCGATCTACCGCACGGAGGACCCGCGTTCCCGGATGCTGCGCGAGGTCGCCCAGCAGTTCGGCGGCCCACGGGTCGAGTTCGCCGTCGAGGTCGAACGCCGGGTGGAGGCCATCCTCGCGGAACTCAAGCCGGGCCGTGAGCTGCATACCAACGTCGAGTTCTACGCGGGGCTGGTCATGGAACTGTGCGGGCTGCCGCGGGAGATGTTCACTCCCACGTTCGCGGCTGCGCGGGTGGTGGGGTGGAGCGCGAACGTGGTGGAGCAGGCGGAGGACTCGAAGATCATCCGGCCGGTTGCGCGGTATGTGGGGGTGGGGGCTCCCGTGGCGGTGCCGCTCATGAGCTGA
- a CDS encoding citrate synthase family protein, producing MRDQETAPGHPERRLTTKETAELLGVKPDTVYAYVSRGQLSSRREPGGRGSTFDAKEVEALARRNKRESSGSSGSGGELSVRTRITLIEKDRYYFRGVDATELAARHSYEEIAEWLWTGELRPGITFTAPKASVSVARRAVDALPEHTGPTDRLRVAAIAAATADPLRFDLSEDAVLGTARILVPTLVAALPPVRRAHRDEGPLAHRLWARLSGRPADEASLHVLDTVLGLLVDHDLAASTLAVRVAASARAHPYAAVSSGLGVLEGPLHGAASGLAHRLLLDVLDQGTAAPVVADELRAGRRVPGLGHRLYPGEDPRARALFALLKQVPGAAPALAAARDIVATTARHTPLHANVDLALAVFTVSSGMPSTAGETIFAVARTAGWIAHALEEYGERPLRMRPSGHYVGPRPPQPLPE from the coding sequence ATGCGCGATCAAGAAACCGCTCCCGGTCATCCCGAGCGACGGCTGACCACCAAGGAGACCGCCGAACTGCTCGGCGTGAAGCCCGACACCGTGTACGCGTACGTGAGTCGCGGACAGCTGAGCAGCAGGCGCGAGCCCGGCGGACGGGGCAGCACCTTCGACGCCAAGGAGGTGGAGGCGCTCGCCCGGCGCAACAAGCGGGAGAGCAGCGGGAGTTCGGGCTCCGGGGGTGAGCTGTCCGTACGGACCCGGATCACGCTCATCGAGAAGGACCGGTACTACTTCCGGGGCGTCGACGCGACCGAGCTGGCCGCGCGCCACTCCTACGAGGAGATCGCCGAGTGGCTGTGGACCGGGGAGTTGCGCCCCGGGATCACGTTCACCGCGCCCAAGGCGTCCGTCAGCGTCGCCCGTCGCGCCGTCGACGCGCTGCCCGAACACACCGGTCCCACCGACCGGTTGCGGGTCGCGGCCATCGCGGCGGCGACCGCGGACCCGCTGCGTTTCGACCTGTCCGAGGACGCCGTGCTCGGCACCGCGCGCATCCTCGTCCCCACCCTCGTAGCGGCCCTGCCGCCGGTACGGCGCGCGCATCGCGACGAGGGTCCGCTGGCCCACCGTCTGTGGGCGCGACTGAGTGGACGGCCGGCTGACGAGGCGTCACTGCACGTCCTGGACACGGTACTTGGGCTCCTCGTCGACCACGACCTGGCCGCCTCGACGCTCGCGGTGCGCGTCGCCGCCTCGGCCCGCGCACACCCCTACGCGGCCGTCTCCTCCGGCCTGGGGGTCCTCGAAGGCCCCCTGCACGGCGCCGCCAGCGGCCTGGCGCACCGACTGCTGCTCGACGTGCTCGACCAGGGCACCGCCGCCCCTGTGGTCGCGGACGAACTGCGCGCCGGCCGCCGCGTCCCCGGACTCGGGCACCGGCTCTACCCGGGCGAAGACCCACGCGCGCGTGCCCTGTTCGCGCTCCTGAAGCAGGTCCCGGGCGCCGCGCCCGCCCTCGCCGCGGCCCGCGACATCGTCGCCACCACCGCCCGCCACACCCCCTTGCACGCCAACGTCGACCTGGCGCTCGCCGTGTTCACCGTCTCCTCCGGGATGCCCTCCACGGCGGGCGAGACGATCTTCGCCGTCGCCCGTACGGCGGGCTGGATCGCGCACGCTCTGGAGGAGTACGGGGAGCGGCCGCTGCGCATGCGGCCCAGCGGTCACTACGTGGGCCCCAGGCCGCCTCAACCACTACCGGAGTAG
- a CDS encoding sucrase ferredoxin, whose product MSTCATVSRDLDEPISGTAATATTWLLLEQPGPWGAKALTSSHLDPALGRALEAAAANTGVRVALIRRPGRHADPAASPVRHVYAAHTVPGNVWLHSATTEDPGQLLALDFAALGAGDPRSFGSALGGRAHTGAPLALVCTNGKRDRCCALLGRPLAAELAASGVEGAWEVTHLGGHRFSPTVLVLPYGYAYGRVQAHGIKEILQGVQEGRVVVEGCRGGSAWERPGQAAELAVRTSAGEYAMDALSVVRTDGAAPRWEVTVAHADGRHWRVIVAQGASLPPRPESCGASVLGAPARMDVVAVRELTTALAG is encoded by the coding sequence GTGAGTACGTGCGCGACCGTCTCTCGGGACCTCGACGAGCCCATTTCCGGAACCGCGGCCACGGCGACGACGTGGCTGCTGCTGGAACAGCCCGGTCCTTGGGGTGCCAAAGCGCTCACTTCGAGCCACCTGGACCCCGCGCTGGGGCGTGCCCTGGAAGCGGCCGCCGCGAACACGGGCGTACGGGTCGCGCTCATCCGGCGCCCCGGTCGGCACGCCGATCCCGCAGCGTCGCCGGTGCGCCATGTGTACGCGGCCCACACCGTTCCCGGGAACGTATGGCTGCACAGCGCCACGACGGAGGACCCGGGGCAGTTGCTCGCCCTCGACTTCGCCGCCCTGGGTGCGGGCGACCCGCGCTCGTTCGGCTCGGCGCTCGGCGGGCGGGCCCACACCGGTGCCCCGCTCGCGCTCGTCTGCACCAACGGCAAGCGCGACCGCTGCTGCGCGCTCCTCGGCCGCCCTCTCGCCGCCGAACTGGCCGCCTCCGGGGTCGAGGGTGCCTGGGAGGTCACCCATCTGGGCGGTCACCGCTTCTCGCCGACGGTGCTCGTCCTGCCGTACGGCTACGCGTACGGGCGGGTCCAGGCACACGGCATCAAGGAGATCCTCCAGGGCGTCCAGGAGGGCCGTGTGGTCGTCGAGGGCTGCCGGGGCGGCTCGGCCTGGGAACGACCCGGACAGGCGGCGGAGCTGGCCGTGCGGACATCGGCGGGCGAGTACGCGATGGACGCCCTGAGCGTCGTACGGACCGACGGCGCCGCACCACGCTGGGAGGTGACCGTCGCGCACGCCGACGGACGCCACTGGCGCGTGATCGTCGCCCAGGGGGCCTCGCTTCCGCCCCGCCCGGAGAGCTGCGGGGCGTCGGTCCTCGGCGCACCGGCGCGGATGGACGTGGTGGCGGTGCGCGAGCTGACGACGGCGCTGGCGGGCTGA
- a CDS encoding sensor histidine kinase, producing the protein MSPTPPARRRRLGLPRRVFSQVLLMQLAIAAGVAVLATGLFLAPLSKQLDQEAMNRALAIAQTTAQQPQIIKDVQDTPPTVDGPVQKEAERIRKATKAEYVVVMDWRGMRWSHTTPSEIGRFVSTSPGQPLAGQEVKEIDKGTLGRSARGKVPLRAADGTVVGAVSVGIKYDSVRAQLISAIPGLLAYAGGALAVGALAAWLISRRVQRQTRDLAFSDISALLSEREAMLHGIREGVVALDRTGRIRLLNDEARRLLGIGDEAVGRSLDEALGGGRTTDVLAGRVTGTDLLAVRGQRVLVTNRMPTDDGGAVATLRDRTELEQLGRELDSTHGLIDALRAQDHEHANRMHTLLGLLELEMYDDAVDFVGEVVGDHRATAEQVTEKIQDPLIAALLVGKATVAAERGVALWISDRTWLPDRLIDPRGLVTVVGNLVDNALDAVAGTPHARVEVELRTEGRTAVLRVRDTGPGIPEEQRELIFTEGWSTKKPPAHGKRGIGLSLVRRLAERQGGSAVVTEAFGGGAEFAVVLPEALTEALTEPGLEPALTAPRETAEEESR; encoded by the coding sequence ATGAGCCCCACACCTCCCGCACGCCGTCGTCGCCTCGGGCTGCCGCGGCGGGTGTTCTCCCAGGTGCTGCTGATGCAGCTGGCGATCGCCGCGGGAGTCGCGGTCCTGGCGACCGGGCTGTTCCTCGCACCGCTGAGCAAACAGCTGGACCAGGAGGCGATGAACCGCGCTCTGGCCATCGCCCAGACCACCGCGCAGCAGCCGCAGATCATCAAGGACGTCCAGGACACCCCTCCGACCGTGGACGGACCCGTGCAGAAGGAGGCGGAGCGGATCCGGAAGGCCACCAAGGCCGAGTACGTGGTGGTGATGGACTGGCGGGGCATGCGGTGGTCGCACACGACTCCGAGCGAGATCGGCCGCTTCGTCTCGACCTCTCCCGGCCAGCCTCTGGCCGGTCAGGAGGTCAAGGAGATCGACAAGGGCACCCTGGGTCGCTCGGCCCGCGGCAAGGTGCCCCTGCGGGCCGCCGACGGCACGGTCGTCGGGGCCGTCTCGGTGGGTATCAAGTACGACAGCGTCCGCGCGCAGCTGATCAGCGCGATCCCGGGGCTGCTGGCGTACGCCGGGGGCGCTCTCGCCGTCGGCGCGCTGGCGGCCTGGCTGATCTCCCGGAGGGTCCAGCGACAGACCCGGGACCTGGCCTTCTCGGACATCTCGGCGCTGCTCTCGGAGCGCGAGGCGATGCTGCACGGCATCCGGGAGGGCGTCGTCGCCCTGGACCGCACCGGCCGCATACGCCTCCTGAACGACGAGGCTCGACGCCTCCTGGGCATCGGCGACGAGGCGGTCGGCCGCTCCCTGGACGAGGCGCTCGGTGGAGGACGTACGACCGACGTCCTGGCCGGCCGGGTGACCGGCACCGATCTGCTCGCCGTCCGCGGCCAGCGGGTCCTGGTCACCAACCGGATGCCCACCGACGACGGAGGCGCCGTGGCCACCCTGCGCGACCGCACCGAACTGGAGCAGCTCGGCCGGGAGTTGGACTCGACGCACGGTCTGATCGACGCCCTGCGCGCCCAGGACCACGAGCACGCCAACCGTATGCACACGCTCCTGGGACTGCTCGAACTGGAGATGTACGACGACGCCGTGGACTTCGTCGGGGAGGTGGTCGGCGATCACCGGGCCACCGCCGAACAGGTCACCGAGAAGATCCAGGACCCGCTGATCGCCGCCCTGTTGGTGGGCAAGGCGACCGTCGCGGCCGAGCGGGGTGTCGCCCTGTGGATCTCCGACCGGACCTGGCTGCCCGACCGGTTGATCGACCCGCGCGGACTGGTCACGGTCGTCGGCAACCTGGTGGACAACGCGCTCGACGCCGTCGCGGGCACACCGCACGCACGCGTGGAGGTCGAGTTGCGGACGGAGGGGCGTACGGCCGTGCTCCGGGTGCGCGACACGGGCCCCGGAATCCCGGAGGAACAACGGGAGTTGATCTTCACCGAGGGTTGGTCCACGAAGAAGCCCCCGGCCCACGGCAAGCGCGGGATCGGCCTCTCCCTGGTGCGTCGGCTCGCCGAACGGCAGGGCGGCAGCGCGGTGGTAACGGAGGCGTTCGGCGGGGGCGCGGAGTTCGCGGTCGTCCTACCGGAGGCACTGACCGAGGCGCTGACCGAGCCGGGCCTGGAACCCGCTCTCACCGCCCCCAGGGAGACCGCCGAGGAGGAGTCGCGATGA
- a CDS encoding response regulator — translation MIEVLVVDDDTRVAQVNAAYVEKMPGFHVAAEAHSAAEALDRLEALPHLDLVLLDHYLPDETGLTVVQEMRRRGHQTDVIMVTAARDVTTVQAAMRQGALQYLVKPFAFAGLRAKLEAYADLRRTLDGGGEAEQAEVDRIFGALSAPSEPGLPKGHSPTTAELVRRSLMNAEGPLSAQEIADRTGVSRQTAQRYLKLLERTGRARLTLKYGDAGRPEHRYVWATRV, via the coding sequence ATGATCGAGGTCCTGGTCGTGGACGACGACACCCGGGTCGCACAGGTCAACGCGGCCTACGTGGAGAAGATGCCGGGCTTCCATGTCGCGGCCGAGGCGCACAGCGCGGCTGAGGCACTCGACAGGCTGGAGGCGCTGCCGCATCTGGACCTCGTCCTGCTCGACCACTATCTGCCCGACGAGACGGGTCTCACGGTCGTCCAGGAGATGCGCCGACGCGGCCACCAGACGGACGTGATCATGGTGACGGCGGCACGGGACGTGACGACCGTCCAGGCGGCGATGCGGCAGGGCGCGCTGCAGTACCTGGTCAAGCCGTTCGCGTTCGCGGGCCTGCGGGCCAAGTTGGAGGCGTACGCGGACCTGCGCCGCACGCTCGACGGCGGCGGCGAGGCCGAACAGGCCGAGGTGGACCGCATCTTCGGCGCGCTGTCCGCGCCTTCGGAGCCCGGGTTGCCCAAAGGGCACTCCCCCACCACGGCGGAACTCGTCCGCCGGTCCCTGATGAACGCCGAAGGCCCCCTGTCCGCCCAGGAGATCGCCGACCGCACAGGAGTGAGCCGGCAGACCGCCCAGCGCTATCTGAAGCTCCTGGAGCGCACCGGACGGGCCAGGCTGACGCTCAAATACGGCGACGCGGGCCGCCCGGAACACCGTTACGTGTGGGCGACCCGCGTCTGA
- a CDS encoding ABC transporter substrate-binding protein, with product MRKTARYAALAASGLLALSSLTACANDAASTASTGKGDGKGVKVKIMVGGLDKVIYLPAMLTQRLGYFDAEGLDVELLSEPAGVQAETALVSGQVQGAVGFYDHTLDLQVKGKSVESVVQFSQAPGEVEVVSTKAAGKVKSAKDFKGKKLGVTGLGSSTDFLTKYLAVKNGVNVSEFTPVAVGAGPTFVAALQQGSIDAGMTTDPTVATILDKKAGKILVDMRTPEGSQAALGGPYPSSSLYMQTDWVNSHKSTVQKMVNAFVKTLKWMSTHSATEIADKMPADYSQGNKFLYSTAIKSTLPMFTKDGVMPANGPETVEKVLKAFNPTIKNADVDLDKTYTTEFVKNATG from the coding sequence ATGCGCAAGACCGCCAGATACGCCGCCCTGGCCGCCTCGGGCCTGCTCGCCCTCTCCTCGCTCACCGCCTGCGCCAACGACGCGGCCAGCACCGCCTCCACCGGCAAGGGCGACGGCAAGGGCGTGAAGGTCAAGATCATGGTCGGTGGCCTGGACAAGGTCATCTACCTGCCCGCGATGCTCACCCAGCGGCTCGGCTACTTCGACGCCGAGGGCCTCGACGTCGAGCTGCTGAGCGAACCGGCCGGCGTCCAGGCCGAGACCGCGCTCGTCTCCGGACAGGTGCAGGGAGCCGTCGGCTTCTACGACCACACGCTCGACCTCCAGGTCAAGGGCAAGTCGGTCGAGTCCGTGGTGCAGTTCTCGCAGGCACCCGGTGAGGTGGAGGTCGTCTCCACCAAGGCGGCGGGGAAGGTCAAGTCGGCCAAGGACTTCAAGGGCAAGAAGCTCGGCGTGACCGGCCTCGGCTCCTCCACCGACTTCCTCACCAAGTACCTCGCCGTCAAGAACGGCGTCAACGTCAGCGAGTTCACCCCGGTCGCCGTGGGCGCCGGGCCGACCTTCGTCGCCGCGCTCCAACAGGGCTCCATAGACGCCGGGATGACCACCGACCCGACCGTCGCCACGATCCTCGACAAGAAGGCCGGCAAGATCCTCGTCGACATGCGGACGCCCGAGGGCTCGCAGGCGGCGCTCGGTGGGCCGTACCCCTCGTCAAGTCTGTACATGCAGACGGACTGGGTGAACAGCCACAAGTCCACTGTGCAGAAGATGGTCAATGCATTCGTCAAGACGCTCAAGTGGATGTCCACCCACAGCGCGACCGAGATCGCCGACAAGATGCCCGCCGACTACTCCCAGGGCAACAAGTTCCTCTACTCCACCGCGATCAAGAGCACGCTGCCGATGTTCACCAAGGACGGGGTGATGCCGGCGAACGGCCCGGAGACCGTCGAGAAGGTGCTGAAGGCGTTCAACCCCACCATCAAGAACGCCGATGTGGACCTCGACAAGACGTACACGACCGAGTTCGTGAAGAACGCCACAGGCTGA